From Tachyglossus aculeatus isolate mTacAcu1 chromosome 12 unlocalized genomic scaffold, mTacAcu1.pri SUPER_6_unloc_1, whole genome shotgun sequence, the proteins below share one genomic window:
- the SEPHS1 gene encoding selenide, water dikinase 1, giving the protein MSVRESFNPESYELDKSFRLTRFTELKGTGCKVPQDVLQKLLESLQENHFQEDEQFLGAVMPRLGIGMDTCVIPLRHGGLSLVQTTDYIYPIVDDPYMMGRIACANVLSDLYAMGVTECDNMLMLLGISNKMTDRERDKVMPLIIQGFKDAAEEAGTSVTGGQTVLNPWIVLGGVATTVCQPNEFIMPDNAVPGDVLVLTKPLGTQVAVAVHQWLDIPEKWNKIKLVVTQEDVELAYQEAMMNMARLNRTAAGLMHTFNAHAATDITGFGILGHAQNLAKQQRNEVSFVIHNLPVLAKMAAVSKACGNMFGLMHGTCPETSGGLLICLPREQAARFCAEIKSPKYGEGHQAWIIGIVEKGNRTARIIDKPRIIEVAPQVATQNVNPTPGATS; this is encoded by the exons ATGTCTGTTCGGGAGTCCTTTAACCCAGAAAGTTACGAATTGGACAAGAGTTTCCGGCTAACCCGCTTCACGGAGCTGAAGGGCACAGGCTGCAAGGTACCCCAGGACGTATTGCAGAAACTGCTGGAGTCACTGCAGGAGAATCACTTCCAGGAAGATGAACAGTTTTTGGGGGCAGTTATGCCCAGACTGG GCATTGGGATGGACACATGTGTTATTCCTTTGAGACATGGAGGTCTTTCCTTGGTGCAGACCACAGATTACATATACCCCATTGTGGACGACCCTTACATGATG GGCCGGATAGCCTGTGCCAATGTCCTAAGTGACCTTTATGCCATGGGGGTTACTGAATGCGATAACATGCTCATGCTCCTTGGAATCAGTAACAAGATGACAGACAGG GAAAGGGATAAAGTGATGCCCCTGATTATCCAGGGTTTTAAAGATGCAGCTGAAGAGGCTGGGACGTCAGTGACTGGTGGGCAGACGGTGCTGAATCCGTGGATTGTCCTGGGAGGGGTGGCCACTACAGTCTGCCAGCCCAACGAATTCATCAT GCCGGACAATGCAGTTCCGGGAGATGTGCTCGTGCTAACTAAACCCCTGGGAACCCAAGTGGCGGTAGCGGTGCACCAGTGGTTGGACATT CCTGAGAAATGGAATAAGATCAAACTGGTGGTAACTCAGGAAGATGTGGAGTTGGCATATCAAGAAGCAATGATGAATATGGCAAGACTCAACCGAACAG CGGCTGGACTCATGCACACATTTAATGCCCACGCGGCCACGGACATTACGGGGTTTGGAATCTTAGGCCACGCGCAGAACCTGGCCAAGCAGCAGAGGAACGAAGTGTCCTTTGTAATTCACAATCTGCCCGTGCTGGCCAAGATGGCCGCCGTCAGCAAGGCCTGTGGAAATATGTTCGGCCTCATGCACGGGACCTGCCCGGAGACGTCAG GAGGCCTTCTAATCTGCCTACCCCGCGAGCAGGCGGCCCGCTTCTGTGCAGAGATCAAGTCCCCCAAGTACGGCGAAGGCCACCAAGCATGGATTATTGGGATTGTAGAGAAAGGCAACCGCACGGCAAGGATCATAGACAAGCCCCGGATCATCGAAGTCGCACCGCAAGTAGCCACCCAGAACGTGAACCCCACGCCCGGGGCCACCTCCTAA